In Cellulomonas wangsupingiae, the genomic window TCGCGCCGTTGCGGGCCACCGCGGCGCGCAGGTCGGTGGCGTCGGGCTTCTCGCTGACGGTGGGCTCGAGGTCGAGCACCTCCAGGACGCGCTCGAACGACACGAGGGCCGTCATGACGTCGACCTGCACGTTCGACATGGCCGTCAGCGGGCCGTACAGCCGGCCGAGGTACGCGGCGAGCGCGACGACGACACCGACGGTGAGCTCGCCCCGGATCGCGAGCAGGCCGCCGACCCCGTAGACGACGGCGGTGGCGATGGCCGCGACCGTGGTCAGGCCGATGCGGAACCACGTCGAGTACAGGGCACGCTTGACGCCGATGTCCCGCACGCGGGCGGTCTGCTCGGCGTAGGCGGCGGACTCCCTGGCGGGGTCGCCGAAGACCTTGACGAGGTGCGCGCCGGCGACGTTGAACCGCTCGGTCATGGTCTGGGACGCGTCGGCGTTGAGCTCGTAGGACTCGCGCGTGATCCCGGCGATCCTGCGGCCGAACCACCGCGCGGGCAGCACGAACACCGGCACCAGGACGAGCGAGAGCAGCGTGAGCTGCCACGACATCGACAGCATCGCGGCGAGCACGAAGACGATGGTCAGGGAGTTGCTGACGACGTTGGACAGCGTCGCGGTGAAGGCCTGCTGCGCGCCCAGCACGTCGCCGTTGAGGCGCTGGACGAGTGCGCCGGTCTTGGCGCGGCTGAAGAACGCGAGCGGCATGCGCTGCACGTGGTCGAACACCGCCGTGCGCAGGTCGTGGATGAGGCCCTCGCCGATGCGGGCGGACACCCAGCGCTCGCCGACGCCGAGCGCGGCGGACACGACGGCGAGGGCGGCGACGACGGCGGCGATGCCGACGACGAGGCGGGTGTCACCGGCGGCGATGCCGTCGTCGATGAGCCGCTGGAACAGCCAGGGGGTGGCGGCGCCGGCGGCGGCGCCGAGCGCGATGAGGACGAGGAAGACCGCGAGCTGGGCGCGGTAGGGGCGGGCGAAGGTGAGGATGCGGCGCAGGGTGCCGGGGGCGAGGCGCTGGCGCGCGATCTCGCGGTCCTGGCCGAAGGCGCGCATCCCGCGGCCGCCGGGGACGGGTCCGGGGTGGGTCAAGAGGACCTCCAGGGGTCGGAGGGCGCGGGTCGATCCGCGCAACATGCTGAGGTTACCTCACCATGAGCAATAGTCACCTCTCAGGTATTCCGTCGCCGTCCGGCTGGTCCCATCCTGAGGGTGTAGCAGATCGGCACCGCCGAAGCGGCGGTACCCCGACGACTTCTGCGGCCGGCGACGGTCGACCCCGGCAGACGTCACCCGCCCAGGAGGTCTCCCGTGCCCGACGACGGCAGCTCCCCGCCGACCGCGATGCGCACCTTCGGCCACCTGCTCGCCAACACCGCGGTGGCCAACGTCACGACGAACTACCTGTGGTGGGCCCTCACGTTCTGGGCGTACCTCGAGACCCGCTCCGTGCTGGCCACCGGCCTCATCGGCGGGGCGTACATGCTCGCCGTCTCGTTCAGCGCCGTCTTCTTCGGCAGCTTCGTCGACCACCACCGCAAGCTCGCCGTCATGCGGGCCTCGACGGTGTTCTCGTTGCTCGCGTTCTCGCTCGCCGGCGGGGTGTTCCTGCTCGTGCCGGAACGTGCGCTTCTCGACCTCGGCGCGCCGTGGTTCTGGGTGTTCGCGGGCATCGTCCTCGTCGGTGCGGTCGTCGAGCACATGCGCAACCTCGCGCTGTCGACGAGCGTGACGATCCTCGTCCCGGACGAGGACCGCGCGCGGGCGAACGGCCTGGTCGGCACCGTGCAAGGGGTCTCGTTCATCGCGACGAGCGTCGTCAGCGGTCTGTCGATCGCGTTCCTGGGCATGGGCGGCACGGTCGTCGTCGTCCTCGGGCTCCTCGTGCTGACGATCGCGCACCTGATGGTCGTGCGCTTCCCCGGTGACCGGGTCGCCGCCGCGGCGGAGGGGACGGGTCGCGCGGCGATCGACCTGCGCGGGTCGATCGCCGTCGTGCGGGCCGCGCAGGGCCTGTTCGCGCTCATCGTGTTCGCGACGTTCAACAA contains:
- a CDS encoding ABC transporter ATP-binding protein, whose product is MRAFGQDREIARQRLAPGTLRRILTFARPYRAQLAVFLVLIALGAAAGAATPWLFQRLIDDGIAAGDTRLVVGIAAVVAALAVVSAALGVGERWVSARIGEGLIHDLRTAVFDHVQRMPLAFFSRAKTGALVQRLNGDVLGAQQAFTATLSNVVSNSLTIVFVLAAMLSMSWQLTLLSLVLVPVFVLPARWFGRRIAGITRESYELNADASQTMTERFNVAGAHLVKVFGDPARESAAYAEQTARVRDIGVKRALYSTWFRIGLTTVAAIATAVVYGVGGLLAIRGELTVGVVVALAAYLGRLYGPLTAMSNVQVDVMTALVSFERVLEVLDLEPTVSEKPDATDLRAAVARNGATLELDHVGFRYPSADEVSLASLESVATLSRDPVADTLRDITFQVPAGAMVALVGPSGAGKTTISQLVTRMYDPTRGAVRIAGQDLRDVTAASLRDTVGVVSQEAHLFHDTIAGNLRFARPDATDDDIERALRGAHVWNLVASLPEGIETVVGDRGYRLSGGERQRLAIARLLLKAPDVVVLDEATAHLDSESEAAVQAALDEALVGRTSLVIAHRLSTVRQADLIVVVDAGQVVETGTHAELLARGGLYADLYRTQFAPAPATA
- a CDS encoding MFS transporter translates to MPDDGSSPPTAMRTFGHLLANTAVANVTTNYLWWALTFWAYLETRSVLATGLIGGAYMLAVSFSAVFFGSFVDHHRKLAVMRASTVFSLLAFSLAGGVFLLVPERALLDLGAPWFWVFAGIVLVGAVVEHMRNLALSTSVTILVPDEDRARANGLVGTVQGVSFIATSVVSGLSIAFLGMGGTVVVVLGLLVLTIAHLMVVRFPGDRVAAAAEGTGRAAIDLRGSIAVVRAAQGLFALIVFATFNNLIGGIYMALMDPYGLELFSVEMWGLMLALGSTGFLVGGAVVAARGLGRNPMRTMLLVVVVMGVLGATFTVRESAVLYVAGLFLYMCLIPVVEATEQTVLQRVVPFERQGRVFGLAMALESAAAPVAAFLVAPLAELWILPYARSDAGREALRPLLGEGEARGIGLVFLVGGLTMALVAALGLRSRAYRTISRTYREAAPQDPGAPEGSGRPDGRPAEGQLSVPHHE